The Candidatus Eremiobacteraceae bacterium genome includes the window ATATTATTTCACGGCCGCCTTGTCGCCGCCGCTGCCATGGCCGCGAAAGATGCGCGTGGGAGCGAACTCCCCAAGTTTGTGGCCAACCATGTTCTCCTGGACGTAGACCGGAATGTGCTTGCGCCCGTCGTACACCGCGATCGTGTGTCCGACCATGGCCGGGACTACCGTGGACGC containing:
- the rpsS gene encoding 30S ribosomal protein S19 — protein: MTRSAKKGAFIAEHLLEKIERMNSTREKRVIKTWSRASTVVPAMVGHTIAVYDGRKHIPVYVQENMVGHKLGEFAPTRIFRGHGSGGDKAAVK